A window of Castanea sativa cultivar Marrone di Chiusa Pesio chromosome 1, ASM4071231v1 contains these coding sequences:
- the LOC142622817 gene encoding polyribonucleotide nucleotidyltransferase 2, mitochondrial, translating to MARRAHPLLSNIPHFLTWRSLGFRTICCGRLGFATQSQPDPDPVVAGTKVLETFREEFEIGSRLISFETGKIARFANGSVVMGMDETKVLSTVASAKGDAVRDFLPLTVDYQEKQFAQGVIPNTFMRREGAPKERELLCGRIIDRPIRPLFPAGFYHEVQVMASVLSSDGTQDPDVMAANATSAALMLSDIPWGGPIGVIRIGRISGKFIVNPTMDELSLSDLNLIYACTKDKTLMIDVQAREISEKDLEAGLRLAHPEAVKYLEPQIRLAAKAGKHKKEYKLSLISDRTLEKVGNLAEAPIESVFTDPSYGKFERGEALDKITQDVRRSLEEECDEESLKVLPKTVDTVRKKVVRKRIINEGFRVDGRQLDEVRPVYCEAGSFPILHGSSIFNRGDTQVLCTVTLGAPGDAQRLESLVGPPTKRFMLHYSFPPFSINEVGKRVGLNRREVGHGTLAEKALLAVLPPEDDFPYTVRVNSEVMASDGSTSMATVCGGSMALMDAGIPLREHVAGVSVGLVSEVDPTTGMIKDYRILTDILGLEDHLGDMDFKIAGTRKGVTAIQLDIKPAGIPLDIICECLEPAYKGRLQILDHMEREINAPRTQNERNSPRLATLKFSNDALRHLIGPLGALKRKIEEETGARMSVSDGTLTIVAKNQAVMEKVLEKVDFIVGREIEIGGIYKGVVSSIKEYGAFVEFNGGQQGLLHISELSHEPVSRISDVVSVGQQLSLMCIGQDVRGNIKLSLKATSPRPGADTNNVVEGSVPPVKEEPNIWASVGDVSNEQENQNSPLEELSGNKSKMSGVNPSTSSISPILIRSAAECDEEEKSAALSQNPKSATSNVGASKSNCKLKKSPPEDHANESPFSNSGLFPTKNVKKPKRVLQKEEEIDFNSILKSLGADGNKHNSSHTHTMNGSTDQEDEVEAPITAKKLKIGTKVTAKVYQIRARGLVLDLGGGLRGMYRFETDGKEDFEVGDELRVECSSFSSKGIPVVALVDDQ from the exons ATGGCGAGAAGAGCCCACCCGCTCCTCTCCAACATTCCACACTTCCTCACATGGCGGTCCCTCGGCTTCCGCACCATTTGCTGCGGTCGCCTCGGCTTCGCCACCCAGTCTCAGCCCGACCCGGACCCGGTCGTCGCAGGCACCAAGGTCCTCGAGACATTCAGAGAGGAATTCGAGATTGGCTCGCGACTCATCTCCTTCGAGACTGGCAAGATCGCTCGCTTCGCTAATGGCTCCGTCGTTATGGGCATGGACGAGACCAAAGTCCTGTCCACCGTCGCCTCCGCCAAAGGCGACGCCGTTCGCGATTTCTTGCCACTCACA GTTGATTATCAAGAGAAGCAATTTGCCCAAGGTGTTATTCCAAATACGTTCATGAGGAGGGAGGGTGCTCCAAAAGAGCGTGAACTTTTATGTGGTCGTATAATTGATCGACCCATACGACCCCTATTTCCTGCTGGATTTTACCATGAGGTTCAG GTAATGGCAAGTGTGCTTTCCTCGGATGGAACACAAGATCCTGATGTAATGGCAGCTAATGCAACATCTGCTGCTCTTATGTTATCAGATATTCCCTGGGGGGGGCCCATTGGAGTGATACGCATAGGGAGGATTTCTGGGAAATTTATTGTCAACCCAACGATGGATGAG ctTAGCTTAAGCGATCTTAATTTAATATATGCCTGTACAAAGGACAAAACTTTAATGATTGACGTGCAAGCTCGTGAGATCTCAGAGAAAGATCTAGAAGCTGGGTTAAGACTGGCTCATCCTGAG GCAGTGAAATATCTTGAACCTCAAATCAGACTGGCTGCTAAAGCTGGTAAGCATAAGAAAGAATATAAATTGTCTTTGATTTCGGATAGAACGTTGGAGAAAGTTGGTAATTTGGCCGAAGCACCCATAGAGTCTGTTTTTACTGATCCTTCATATGGCAAG TTTGAACGTGGAGAGGCTTTAGATAAGATTACACAGGATGTTAGGAGATCACTTGAAGAAGAATGTGATGAAGAAAGTTTGAAAGTTCTACCCAAGACAGTAGATACAGTGAGGAAAAAG GTTGTACGCAAAAGGATTATAAATgaaggatttagagttgatgggAGGCAACTTGATGAAGTGAGGCCTGTATATTGTGAAGCTGGTAGTTTTCCTATACTGCATGGGTCATCAATTTTTAATCGTGGAGATACTCAG GTTCTCTGTACTGTAACACTCGGAGCACCTGGAGATGCTCAACGCTTGGAGTCCCTTGTCGGTCCCCCAACAAAGCGCTTCATGCTTCACTACAGCTTTCCACCATTCTCAATAAATGAAGTTGGCAAACGTGTTGGCCTGAACAGGCGTGAAGTTGGGCATG GAACTCTTGCTGAGAAAGCTCTGCTTGCTGTGTTACCTCCTGAAGATGATTTCCCCTATACGGTCCGTGTCAACTCCGAGGTCATGGCCTCAGATGGTTCAACATCAATGGCTACTGTCTGTGGAG GCAGTATGGCATTGATGGATGCTGGCATTCCATTACGCGAACATGTAGCTGGTGTTTCAGTGGGTCTTGTTAGTGAGGTTGACCCAACAACTGGAATGATTAAGGATTATCGTATATTGACTGATATTTTG GGCTTGGAAGATCATCTAGGTGACATGGACTTCAAAATTGCTGGCACACGAAAAGGAGTTACAGCAATTCAGTTGGATATAAAACCTGCTGGAATTCCTTTAGATATCATTTGTGAGTGTTTAGAGCCTGCATATAAAGGTCGTCTTCAAATCCTTGACCATATGGAGCGGGAGATCAATGCACCACGTACTCAGAATGAAAGGAATTCTCCTCGTTTAG CTACCTTGAAATTCAGCAATGATGCCCTACGCCACTTGATTGGGCCTCTTGGAGCtttaaaaagaaagattgaAGAGGAAACAG GTGCACGAATGTCTGTAAGCGATGGAACACTTACCATAGTGGCTAAGAATCAAGCTGTAATGGAAAAAGTATTAGAAAAG GTTGATTTTATTGTAGGCCGTGAAATTGAAATAGGAGGGATCTATAAAGGTGTTGTAAGTTCAATAAAAGAATATGGTGCATTTGTGGAGTTTAATGGTGGCCAGCAAGGCCTTCTACACATTTCTGAGCTGTCACACGAACCG GTCTCTCGGATATCAGATGTGGTTTCTGTTGGCCAGCAGCTTTCTTTGATGTGCATAGGACAGGATGTCCGTGGTAATATTAAACTATCCCTTAAAGCTACTTCACCTCGACCAGGAGCCGACACAAATAATGTGGTGGAAGGATCTGTTCCACCTGTGAAAGAAGAACCTAATATATGGGCATCAGTTGGGGATGTCTCTAATGAACAAGAGAATCAGAATTCCCCATTAGAGGAGTTGTCAGGGAACAAATCCAAAATGAGTGGGGTAAACCCCTCTACTTCCTCAATATCACCAATTCTGATTAGAAGCGCTGCAGAGTGCGATGAAGAGGAAAAATCTGCTGCTTTGAGTCAGAATCCCAAGAGTGCCACTAGTAATGTTGGTGCTTCAAAATCAAATTGCAAGTTGAAAAAATCGCCTCCTGAGGATCATGCAAATGAGTCACCATTTTCTAATTCTGGTCTTTTTCCAACTAAGAATGTTAAGAAGCCAAAACGTGtcttgcaaaaggaagaagagatAGATTTCAATTCTATCCTCAAAAGTCTAGGAGCTGATGGGAACAAGCACAATTCATCCCACACACATACTATGAATGGCTCAACTGACCAGGAGGATGAAGTTGAGGCTCCTATAACTGCAAAAAAACTGAAGATTGGAACAAAAGTTACTGCCAAGGTTTATCAAATTCGTGCACGTGGGTTGGTCCTTGATTTGGGTGGAGGACTTCGTGGCATGTATCGGTTTGAG ACTGATGGAAAGGAGGACTTTGAGGTAGGTGATGAGTTAAGAGTTGAGTGTTCAAGCTTTTCTAGCAAGGGGATTCCAGTAGTAGCTTTGGTGGATGATCAATAG
- the LOC142632579 gene encoding uncharacterized protein LOC142632579 has protein sequence MVRKIQVCADGEEDILIWPLTVDGEYRVRSAYRMLVDNENQALPSSSTPNGVGSVWKKIWKVQVPHKIKHFLWHAAKDSLPTKQNLVARHIPIGNVCNGCGDHSESVMHALWLCDKVRSVWMTDSGFLFLVQAKCRSFLELLESEPVRRPLVRWSPSLHDHYKVNFDTIFFEETRSVGVGVVVCDYAGQIIRALRQNIGSVQSVEMAQAIVARRAVMFATELYVFRVIIEGDCSRVIAALKGFGRCCTLFGHIFDESKREEH, from the exons ATGGTGCGAAAAATCCAGGTCTGTGCGGATGGAGAGGAGGATATTTTGATTTGGCCTTTGACCGTTGATGGTGAATATAGAGTAAGGAGTGCATATAGAATGCTTGTTGATAATGAGAACCAGGCACTGCCAAGTTCTTCTACTCCTAATGGTGTTGGCTCAGTGTGGAAGAAAATCTGGAAAGTTCAGGTTCCTCATAAAATTAAACATTTCTTGTGGCATGCTGCAAAGGATTCTTTGCCCACAAAACAGAACTTGGTGGCTCGGCACATCCCTATTGGTAATGTTTGTAATGGTTGTGGTGATCATTCGGAATCAGTGATGCATGCGTTATGGCTTTGTGATAAGGTTCGTTCGGTTTGGATGACGGATTCGGGTTTTCTGTTTTTGGTTCAGGCAAAGTGCAGGTCGTTTTTGGAGTTGTTGGAG AGTGAGCCAGTGCGTCGTCCCCTGGTGCGTTGGTCTCCTTCCCTTCATGACCATTACAAAGTGAACTTCGACACAATTTTCTTTGAAGAAACTAGGTCAGTAGGTGTTGGTGTAGTTGTTTGTGACTATGCTGGGCAAATTATTAGAGCTTTGCGGCAGAATATTGGCTCGGTTCAGTCTGTTGAAATGGCTCAAGCTATTGTGGCTCGGAGGGCGGTGATGTTTGCTACAGAGTTGTATGTGTTTAGAGTGATTATTGAAGGTGATTGTAGTCGGGTTATTGCTGCCTTGAAGGGCTTTGGTCGCTGCTGTACTTTGTTTGGTCACATTTTTGATGAATCTAAGCGCGAGGAACATTGA